In Scatophagus argus isolate fScaArg1 chromosome 14, fScaArg1.pri, whole genome shotgun sequence, the following proteins share a genomic window:
- the tmlhe gene encoding trimethyllysine dioxygenase, mitochondrial isoform X2 has translation MLASLIKKLRPALTQAQMLSGPPCRHRIQSRSYAAQSATFHLLQDHLVLSYGGTSMHFNYVWLRDHCRSASSYNSETNQRNVDTGSIDLTIRPDDASVHDDHLVLLWPGGQVSKYSLSWLAENSYERKKQSSVQPRILWNSDIYKNANVPSAKWDTFMSSDDELKKFLQNYLLYGIAFVEDVPATVEATEAVSQRVSLIRKTTYGGMWSLTADFSRGDTAYSQVGLDRHTDTSYFQEPCGIQVFHCLKHEGAGGRTLLVDGFYAAEKVREQSPENFEQLARVPIKHEYLENTDTHRNHMIGIGPVLNVYPWNNEIYLIRYNNYDRSVINTVPHDVVQRWYVAHRELTTELRRPENELWVKLTPGKVIFIDNWRVMHGRESFTGLRQLCGCYLTRDDVLSSARSFGLRA, from the exons ATGTTGGCCTCACTGATAAAGAAATTGCGACCTGCGTTGACACAGGCTCAGATGCTGTCGGGTCCGCCGTGTAGACACAGGATACAGAGCCGTTCGTATGCAGCACAGTCAGCCACTTTTCACTTACTTCAAGACCATCTTG TGCTCAGCTATGGAGGGACGTCGATGCATTTTAACTACGTGTGGCTGCGGGATCACTGCCGCTCTGCCTCCTCATACAACTCGGAGACCAACCAGAGAAACGTGGACACTGGGAGTATTGACCTCACTATCCGCCCTGACGACGCAAGTGTGCATGATGACCACCTCGTCCTCTTAT GGCCAGGCGGTCAGGTGTCCAAGTACAGCCTTAGCTGGCTGGCTGAGAACAGCtatgaaagaaagaagcagagcTCCGTCCAGCCACGCATCCTTTGGAATTCAGACAtctataaaaatgcaaatgtaccGTCTGCCAAATGGGACACGTTTATGAGCAGTGACGATGAATTAAAGAAGTTTCTTCAAAACTATCTGCTGTATGGGATTGCTTTTGTAGAAGATGTCCCAGCGACAGTTGAGGCCACAGAGGCAGTTAGCCAGAGGGTCAGTCTCATCAG GAAGACTACTTATGGAGGAATGTGGTCTTTAACTGCAGATTTTTCCAGAGGAGACACTGCTTACAGCCAAGTGGGTCTGGACCGTCACACTGACACCTCATACTTTCAGGAACCATGTGG AATCCAAGTTTTCCACTGTCTCAAACATGAGGGAGCTGGGGGCAGAACGTTACTTGTGGATGGTTTCTACGCTGCTGAAAAAGTACGTGAGCAGTCTCCTGAAAACTTTGAGCAGCTCGCCCGTGTGCCCATCAAGCACGAGTACCTTGAAAACACTGACACCCATCGAAACCACATGATAGGCATCGGCCCTGTGCTCAACGTCTATCCTTGGAACAATGAAATCTACCTGATCCG ATACAACAACTACGACCGATCAGTGATAAACACAGTCCCTCATGACGTTGTTCAGCGATGGTACGTGGCACATCGAGAGTTGACAACAGAACTAAGGCGGCCAGAGAACGAGCTGTGGGTGAAACTGACTCCAGGGAAA GTGATTTTCATAGACAACTGGCGTGTCATGCATGGGAGGGAGTCTTTCACCGGCCTGAGACAGCTCTGTGGATGTTATCTGACCAGAGATGATGTCCTCAGCTCTGCACGCTCCTTCGGCCTGCGGGCTTGA
- the tmlhe gene encoding trimethyllysine dioxygenase, mitochondrial isoform X1 gives MKAQSWCTFVMLASLIKKLRPALTQAQMLSGPPCRHRIQSRSYAAQSATFHLLQDHLVLSYGGTSMHFNYVWLRDHCRSASSYNSETNQRNVDTGSIDLTIRPDDASVHDDHLVLLWPGGQVSKYSLSWLAENSYERKKQSSVQPRILWNSDIYKNANVPSAKWDTFMSSDDELKKFLQNYLLYGIAFVEDVPATVEATEAVSQRVSLIRKTTYGGMWSLTADFSRGDTAYSQVGLDRHTDTSYFQEPCGIQVFHCLKHEGAGGRTLLVDGFYAAEKVREQSPENFEQLARVPIKHEYLENTDTHRNHMIGIGPVLNVYPWNNEIYLIRYNNYDRSVINTVPHDVVQRWYVAHRELTTELRRPENELWVKLTPGKVIFIDNWRVMHGRESFTGLRQLCGCYLTRDDVLSSARSFGLRA, from the exons ATGAAAGCAC AAAGTTGGTGTACGTTCGTCATGTTGGCCTCACTGATAAAGAAATTGCGACCTGCGTTGACACAGGCTCAGATGCTGTCGGGTCCGCCGTGTAGACACAGGATACAGAGCCGTTCGTATGCAGCACAGTCAGCCACTTTTCACTTACTTCAAGACCATCTTG TGCTCAGCTATGGAGGGACGTCGATGCATTTTAACTACGTGTGGCTGCGGGATCACTGCCGCTCTGCCTCCTCATACAACTCGGAGACCAACCAGAGAAACGTGGACACTGGGAGTATTGACCTCACTATCCGCCCTGACGACGCAAGTGTGCATGATGACCACCTCGTCCTCTTAT GGCCAGGCGGTCAGGTGTCCAAGTACAGCCTTAGCTGGCTGGCTGAGAACAGCtatgaaagaaagaagcagagcTCCGTCCAGCCACGCATCCTTTGGAATTCAGACAtctataaaaatgcaaatgtaccGTCTGCCAAATGGGACACGTTTATGAGCAGTGACGATGAATTAAAGAAGTTTCTTCAAAACTATCTGCTGTATGGGATTGCTTTTGTAGAAGATGTCCCAGCGACAGTTGAGGCCACAGAGGCAGTTAGCCAGAGGGTCAGTCTCATCAG GAAGACTACTTATGGAGGAATGTGGTCTTTAACTGCAGATTTTTCCAGAGGAGACACTGCTTACAGCCAAGTGGGTCTGGACCGTCACACTGACACCTCATACTTTCAGGAACCATGTGG AATCCAAGTTTTCCACTGTCTCAAACATGAGGGAGCTGGGGGCAGAACGTTACTTGTGGATGGTTTCTACGCTGCTGAAAAAGTACGTGAGCAGTCTCCTGAAAACTTTGAGCAGCTCGCCCGTGTGCCCATCAAGCACGAGTACCTTGAAAACACTGACACCCATCGAAACCACATGATAGGCATCGGCCCTGTGCTCAACGTCTATCCTTGGAACAATGAAATCTACCTGATCCG ATACAACAACTACGACCGATCAGTGATAAACACAGTCCCTCATGACGTTGTTCAGCGATGGTACGTGGCACATCGAGAGTTGACAACAGAACTAAGGCGGCCAGAGAACGAGCTGTGGGTGAAACTGACTCCAGGGAAA GTGATTTTCATAGACAACTGGCGTGTCATGCATGGGAGGGAGTCTTTCACCGGCCTGAGACAGCTCTGTGGATGTTATCTGACCAGAGATGATGTCCTCAGCTCTGCACGCTCCTTCGGCCTGCGGGCTTGA